DNA sequence from the Deinococcus humi genome:
GCGTCCTTGACGGCGTCTACCGCGCGGCTCAGGTTGCCCTTGATACCGGGATCCACCTTGCCTAGCAAGGCATCAACCTGATCGCGGACGCCTGCATTGCTGCGGTATAGCGCGTAGGCTCCACCCGCCAGCAACAGCAGGGTCCAGGGGAAACCGCCGCCCGACTTGCGCTGCTTGCGGAGCTTCTTCAACTCCAGGCTCACCTCTTTCAGTTCCTTCTGCTGCTCCATCAGCATCGCCGCCATTTTGGCCTGCTCACGGACCATCGCCTTGCCTGCCGACAGGGCCGCGCGGCCCTCCAGACGTTGCGCCGAATCCTGCACGGTGTCTTTCACGTCCTCAATCACGCTCTGAATGCTTCCCATGATTCTGCTCCTTTGAATGTG
Encoded proteins:
- a CDS encoding YtxH domain-containing protein; its protein translation is MGSIQSVIEDVKDTVQDSAQRLEGRAALSAGKAMVREQAKMAAMLMEQQKELKEVSLELKKLRKQRKSGGGFPWTLLLLAGGAYALYRSNAGVRDQVDALLGKVDPGIKGNLSRAVDAVKDAASDVVDGNSPSDAVKRAGGELQRAGEKAVDGVKTAATEAKQDAQAKAQDLGNDAQAARKQN